AATATCCCTCCTTTTTCCGATCTTCCATTGAATTTTCAGATCTCAGATCATCACCTCGACTCACCCGTTCTGACTGCCGAGATTGCGCAATCTCATCAACAATTTCTCTGATGGATACTGCTCGTGACTGGATCAAACCAGTACATGTCATATCTCCAACGGTACGACAACGTACAAGCATTGATTTCACATTTTTCTTCTCATGATCATCAAGATGTAGGAACGGAGACAACGCATAAATGACACCGTCTCGAATAATACACTCTCGCTGATGAGCAAAATAAATCTTGGGTACTTCGATATTTTCCCAAAGAATATATTGCCAAACATCAAGCTCAGTCCAATTACTTAACGGAAAGATTCTAAAATGTTCCCCGGCATGTTTTCGTCCGTTGTATAGATCCCAAAGTTCAGGACGTTGATTCTTTGGATCCCATTGACCAAAATCATTTCGATGAGAAAAAAATCGTTCCTTTGCCCGTGCTTTCTCTTCATCTCTTCTTCCTCCTCCAATTGCTGCATCAAACTTATACTGATGGATCGTATCAAGCAATGTCGTTGTTTGTAACAGATTTCTACTCGCATACCGACCTGTTTCCTCATGAACTCGTCCTGCATCAAT
The window above is part of the Candidatus Thermoplasmatota archaeon genome. Proteins encoded here:
- the cysD gene encoding sulfate adenylyltransferase subunit CysD; amino-acid sequence: MTRYTLNHMEKLESEAIYILRETVAQFERPCLLFSGGKDSIVLGILAKKAFHPAPIPFPFVHIDTGHNFPETIEFRDAFVKKLGVRLIIGSVQQSIDAGRVHEETGRYASRNLLQTTTLLDTIHQYKFDAAIGGGRRDEEKARAKERFFSHRNDFGQWDPKNQRPELWDLYNGRKHAGEHFRIFPLSNWTELDVWQYILWENIEVPKIYFAHQRECIIRDGVIYALSPFLHLDDHEKKNVKSMLVRCRTVGDMTCTGLIQSRAVSIREIVDEIAQSRQSERVSRGDDLRSENSMEDRKKEGYF